A genomic segment from Toxotes jaculatrix isolate fToxJac2 chromosome 6, fToxJac2.pri, whole genome shotgun sequence encodes:
- the gpr17 gene encoding uracil nucleotide/cysteinyl leukotriene receptor, giving the protein MALSDPWSSATTLESTTMELPLLLSNQSSETCAAVATTAENTLFGCFYILVFFLALNGNSLALWIFCHQRGTSSPANIFLIHLAVADLSYVIILPLRATYHFTGGHWPFGEVPCRVVGFLFYVNMYASLYFLACVAADRYLAVVHAVKSLKVRRARYAHIISFSLWALVIVSMAPLLVTHQTAEVDGVTVCLQLYREKASRNALISLAVAFTPPFFAILSCYLLIIHSLHQGSRLEPALKLRALRTISLVILIYVVCFLPYHVSRATFILRYSHPDVSCQTRRGLSLANRLTSSLTCLNGAMDPLVYVFGAKKFRGTLLQMFCKDKAGVSGATSGELKGTHESSVSAKSEF; this is encoded by the exons ATGGCTCTGTCTGATCCCTGGAGCTCGG CCACCACATTGGAGTCTACTACAATGGAGCTGCCTCTCCTGCTGTCTAATCAGTCATCAGAGACCTGTGCAGCAGTGGCCACGACAGCTGAGAACACTTTATTTGGATGCTTCTACATCCTGGTTTTTTTCCTGGCGCTGAACGGTAACAGCTTGGCTCTCTGGATCTTCTGTCATCAGCGTGGCACTTCTTCCCCAGCTAACATCTTTTTGATACACCTGGCTGTAGCAGACTTGTCATACGTGATCATCCTCCCGCTGAGGGCCACTTACCACTTCACTGGAGGCCACTGGCCCTTTGGTGAGGTGCCCTGCAGGGTAGttggctttttgttttatgtcaaCATGTATGCAAGCCTGTACTTTTTGGCCTGTGTGGCGGCAGACCGCTACCTGGCTGTGGTTCATGCTGTGAAGTCGCTGAAGGTTCGTCGTGCTCGCTATGCTCACATTATCAGCTTCTCTCTTTGGGCCCTGGTTATTGTCTCCATGGCGCCGTTGCTGGTCACCCACCAGACTGCAGAGGTGGATggtgtgacagtgtgtctgcagctgtaCAGAGAGAAGGCTTCGCGTAATGCGCTGATCTCGCTGGCTGTAGCCTTCACCCCACCATTCTTCGCCATCCTCTCCTGCTACCTGCTCATCATTCATAGCCTACATCAGGGCTCCAGGTTAGAACCGGCTCTCAAGCTGAGGGCCCTGCGGACCATCAGCTTGGTAATACTCATCTATGTGGTCTGTTTCCTGCCTTATCACGTGAGCAGGGCCACCTTCATTCTGAGGTACAGCCACCCTGATGTGTCCTGCCAGACACGCAGAGGCCTGAGCTTGGCCAATCGTCTCACCTCCTCCCTAACGTGTCTGAATGGTGCTATGGACCCCCTGGTCTACGTGTTTGGGGCCAAGAAGTTTCGCGGGACTCTACTGCAAATGTTTTGCAAAGATAAGGCAGGAGTGTCAGGAGCCACCAGTGGAGAGTTAAAGGGAACACATGAGAGTTCTGTCAGTGCCAAGTCTGAGTTCTGA
- the inpp5d gene encoding phosphatidylinositol 3,4,5-trisphosphate 5-phosphatase 1: MQSYQPWYHGNITRSKAEDLLSKAARDGSFLIRDSESVQGAYALCVLYQNCVYTYRILPNEDKKLSVQASEGVPIRFFTILSQLVEAYYSPNMGLVTHLQYSIQREEEVDEEPESNNIPPQLPPRNFTGNEVKDSDSKSSEQACRSLSDTYLMRLQHMDLSTIPEEHQMAIQEYFRTSVCLDAEQVQNGNPNLPGLKKLTMSICKTLNSEISHILPALEALHKALDQQLSPGIGQYPKHISADSGQSVTFRLEQLTKLLYSIEDKAKGSVFESVGYDGSHRKSLIPIVTFEVKQESLGISTKMVLKVDVESGKLYFKKSKDGPEDKYYVHNKILQLVKSQKMHSKLVIVVETEKEKISRKEFVFDDTKKREGFCQLLQQMKNKHSEKPEPDMITVFVGTWNMGNANPPHNIQSWFQCKGQGKTRDDTADHIPHDFYVIGTQEDPLGEREWADTVKGVLRHITNISFKQVAIHTLWNIRIMVLVKPEHENRISHVFSDSVKTGIANTLGNKGAVGVSFMFNGTSFGFVNSHLTSGSEKKLRRNQNYTNILRFLNLGDKKLNPFDITNRFTHLFWLGDLNYRVEYPPAEAENIVTKIKQQQYQELLGRDQLNTERKDGKVFLHFDEEEITFAPTYRFERDTREKYAYTKAKATGTKYNLPSWCDRVLRKSYPLVHVVCQAYGCTNDIMTSDHSPVFASFEVGVASQFVSKQDPNSAPQGGIQIMNCRATLRTKSKTKFFIEYHSSCLEKTVKTSEGENTEDSTDGSINVSFGNQIELTPIISDPEYLLDQHILISVKSTDCDESYGEGCVALRAAEFCQTEFHVTLTHHGENTGTLTGNIQLHTSEGKPTEKLYDFIKVERDDPVTSKYKGGDLNKSSVTQAHDISNPSYMGVSFRSGNVIDKGWSYSMPPKNLPIAGQGSKDSKKSGFDVNTHSPTTKPGPIGENEKVSEMFDNPLYGSMGKSHAWGKDQDLPQKDHLTPPDPMFVPSKPADGEPDRPPVPTPRNRSFTCSETKPQPPTSSVTHPSAHKKPVVPSRSEGGAAPNRPRLPAKSRPGVPEVHVPKSRDYRDNSELPSKLRPPARPGPSQPLKDTHPEVPKMGRSVK; the protein is encoded by the exons ATGCAAAGTTATCAACCTTGGTACCATGGCAATATAACTCGATCCAAAGCCGAGGATCTTCTATCCAAAGCTGCAAGAGATGGAAGCTTCCTTATCCGGGACAGTGAGTCCGTTCAGGGGGCTTATGCCCTCTGTGTTTT ATACCAGAactgtgtgtacacatacagaATCCTGCCAAATGAGGATAAAAAGCTCTCTGTCCAG GCATCTGAGGGGGTTCCCATCAGGTTCTTCACTATACTGTCTCAGCTGGTGGAGGCATACTACAGTCCCAACATGGGTCTGGTCACACACCTGCAGTACTCCAtccagagggaggaggaggtggacgaGGAACCAG AATCCAACAATATTCCACCACAGCTTCCACCCAGGAACTTCACAGGAAACGAAGTGAAAGACAGTGACTCCAAGTCTTCCGAACAGGCCTGCAGATCTTTATCAGACACCTACCTGATGAGACTGCAGCATATGGACCTGTCCAC AATACCTGAGGAGCATCAAATGGCCATCCAAGAATACTTCAGAACCTCAGTTTGCTTGGATGCTGAACAGGTACAGAACGGTAACCCCAACCTCCCTGGACTTAAGAAGCTAACAATGTCAATCTGCAAGACTCTAAACAG TGAAATTTCCCACATTCTGCCAGCTCTGGAGGCCTTACACAAAGCGCTGGACCAACAGCTCTCCCCAGGGATTGGCCAATATCCAAAACAC atttctgcTGATTCAGGTCAATCTGTGACCTTTAGGCTTGAGCAACTGACAAAACTGCTCTACTCGATAGAAGATAAG gctaAAGGttctgtgtttgagtctgttggATATGATGGAAGTCACAGGAAATCTCTCATTCCGATTGTTACATTTGAG GTCAAGCAAGAATCTCTTGGTATTTCCACAAAGATGGTCCTGAAAGTGGATGTCGAAAGTGGGAAACTCTACTTCAAGAAGTCAAAAGATGGACCTGAAGACAAATATTATGTGCACAATAAAA TTCTGCAGTTGGTGAAATCTCAGAAAATGCACTCCAAGCTTGTCATCGtggtggagacagagaaagagaagatttCACGTAAAGAGTTTGTGTTCGATGACACAAAG AAAAGGGAGGGATTTTGCCAACTACTTCAACAAATGAAGAACAAACACTCTGAAAAGCCTGAACCAGACATGATCACAGTGTTCGTTGGCACCTGGAACATGG GCAACGCCAATCCCCCCCACAACATCCAGTCCTGGTTTCAGTGCAAGGGCCAAGGGAAGACACGAGACGACACGGCAGATCACATCCCGCATGATTTTTATGTTATTGGGACTCAGGAGGATCCTTTGGGTGAAAGGGAGTGGGCAGACACAGTGAAAGGAGTCCTGAGGCACATCACTAACATCAGCTTTAAACAG GTGGCGATTCACACTCTGTGGAACATTCGGATTATGGTCTTGGTCAAGCCTGAACACGAAAACAGGATCTCCCATGTTTTCTCTGACAGTGTGAAGACGGGGATCGCCAACACTCTGG GAAACAAGGGAGCGGTAGGAGTGTCCTTCATGTTCAATGGAACATCTTTTGGCTTTGTCAACAGTCACCTGACCTCTGGAAGTGAGAAGAAGCTCAG ACGCAATCAAAACTACACCAACATCCTGCGATTTCTGAATCTGGGAGATAAGAAGCTCAATCCATTCGACATTACAAATCGGTTCACCCACCTCTTCTGGCTTGGTGATTTGAACTACCGTGTTGAATACCCACCTGCA GAAGCTGAGAACattgtgacaaagatcaaacagcagcagtaccAGGAACTCCTCGGTAGAGACCAGCTCAACACGGAGAGAAAGGATGGAAAGGTCTTCTTGCATTTTG ATGAGGAGGAAATCACGTTTGCACCCACCTATCGCTTTGAAAGAGACACACGAGAGAAGTATGCCTACACAAAGGCCAAAGCCACGGGG ACAAAATACAATTTACCCTCGTGGTGTGATCGTGTCCTGCGGAAGTCGTACCCTCTGGTTCATGTTGTCTGCCAAGCATATG GTTGCACTAATGACATCATGACAAGTGACCACTCACCAGTATTTGCCTCATTTGAAGTTGGAGTAGCCTCACAGTTTGTCTCCAAGCAGG atcCAAACAGTGCACCCCAGGGTGGGATACAAATCATGAACTGCAGGGCCACACTGAGGACAAAATCAAAGACCAAGTTCTTCATTGAATATCATTCCAGCTGCTTGGAGA AAACTGTGAAGACTTCAGAGGGAGAGAACACAGAGGACTCTACAGATGGATCCATAAACGTTTCGTTTGGCAACCAAATCGAG CTCACCCCCATCATCTCTGACCCTGAGTACCTGTTGGACCAGCACATACTCATCTCTGTGAAGTCGACAGACTGTGACGAGTCATACG GTGAGGGCTGTGTTGCACTGCGAGCTGCAGAGTTCTGCCAAACAGAGtttcatgtcacactgactcaccATGGAGAGAACACAGGCACCTTGACCGGTAACATCCAGTTACACACCTCTGAGGGCAAACCCACGGAGAAGCTATACG ATTTCATCAAAGTTGAAAGGGATGACCCTGTCACCTCAAAATACAAAGGCGGTGACCTCAACaa GTCTTCAGTCACCCAAGCACATGATATTTCTAACCCCAGTTACATGGGAGTGTCCTTCAGAAGTGGGAATGTGATAGATAAAGGCTGGAGTTACAGCATGCCTCCAAAAAATCTTCCTATTGCTGGGCAAGGGAGTAAAGACTCCAAGAAGAGTGGCTttgatgtgaacacacacagtcccacaACAAAACCTGGTCCCAT AGGTGAGAATGAGAAGGTGTCAGAGATGTTTGACAACCCACTGTACGGTTCAATGGGAAAATCCCATGCTTGGGGCAAGGACCAAGACCTCCCGCAGAAAGACCACCTCACACCCCCGGACCCGATGTTTGTACCCTCCAAACCAGCAGATGGAGAACCTGACCGCCCACCAGTGCCCACCCCACGCAACCGCTCCTTCACCTGCTCTGAAACCAAACCTCAGCCTCCAACCTCCAGCGTCACGCATCCCTCAGCTCACAAGAAACCAGTGGTGCCCTCACGCTCGGAAGGTGGGGCGGCACCCAACCGACCTCGCTTACCTGCTAAGTCCCGACCAGGCGTGCCGGAGGTTCATGTCCCTAAATCCAGAGACTACAGAGACAACTCTGAACTCCCCAGCAAACTCAGACCACCGGCAAGACCTGGCCCGTCACAGCCTCTCAAAGACA CACATCCTGAAGTTCCAAAGATGGGCCGTTCAGTGAAGTGA
- the smx5 gene encoding smx5, which translates to MLFYSFFKSLVGKDVVVELKNDLSICGTLHSVDQYLNIKLTDISVTDPEKYPHMLSVKNCFIRGSVVRYVQLPADEVDTQLLQDAARKEAMQQKQ; encoded by the exons ATG CTTTTCTACTCGTTTTTCAAGTCTCTGGTGGGAAAGGACGTGGTGGTGGAGCTCAAAAACGACCTGAG CATCTGTGGGACGCTTCATTCTGTTGACCAg TATCTGAACATTAAGCTCACAGACATCAGTGTCACGGATCCAGAGAAATATCCACACATG CTGTCTGTGAAAAACTGTTTCATCCGTGGATCTGTGGTCCGGTACGTTCAGCTACCCGCAGATGAAGTGGACACTCAGCTACTGCAAGACGCTGCACGAAAAGAAGCAATGCAGCAGAAGCAGTGA